Proteins found in one Oryza glaberrima chromosome 4, OglaRS2, whole genome shotgun sequence genomic segment:
- the LOC127769995 gene encoding uncharacterized protein LOC127769995, translated as MLNHSPSHSRPGSLSPLLRVLLPSRAAAERPPPLNSISYPEPAGACRVAMEFPSSTSPSPSPSSGQHQQQPTTPRRQLQGPRPPRLNVRMESHAIKKPSSGAAAAAAQAQAHQLPAQAQARREQQQPPPRAPVIIYDASPKIIHAKPNEFMALVQRLTGPGSGPPAPPHQGEAQAQDYPMMDEAAAQQFFPPELLLSPSAAMSPAARLATIERSVRPMPEPALEYVDITNGGGGGGVDDGGLAAILGSIRPGILSPLPSSLPPAAVPGQFSPLPFDASCISWLNELSPILRAASAGAASSGSGGGGSGGNTSNGGAARPPPSYYADPFVPSPRHLLATPTVPSPATCAELFSNLPDL; from the coding sequence ATGTTGAACCATTCCCCTTCCCATTCCCGACCCGGCTCGCTGTCCCCCCtcctccgcgtcctcctcccctcccgcgccgccgccgagcgcccgccgccgctgaacTCCATCAGCTACCCCGAGCCCGCGGGGGCCTGCCGGGTGGCGATGGAATTcccgtcgtcgacgtcgccgtcgccgtcgccgtcgtccgggcagcatcagcagcagccgacgacgccgcggcggcagctTCAGGGCCCGCGCCCCCCGCGGCTCAACGTGCGGATGGAGTCGCACGCCATCAAGAAGCCGTCGTCcggggcggccgcggcggcggcgcaggcgcaggcgcaCCAGCTGCCGGCCCAGGCGCAGGCGAggcgggagcagcagcagccgccgccgcgggcgccggtGATCATCTACGACGCGTCGCCGAAGATTATCCACGCCAAGCCCAACGAGTTCATGGCGCTCGTGCAGCGGCTCACCGGCCCGGGGTCggggccgccggcgccgccgcatcaGGGGGAGGCCCAGGCGCAGGACTACCCGATGATGGACGAGGCCGCCGCGCAGCAGTTCTTCCCGCCGGAGCTGCTGCTCTCGCCGTCGGCCGCGATGtccccggcggcgaggctggcgaCCATCGAGAGGTCCGTCCGCCCGATGCCCGAGCCGGCGCTGGAGTACGTGGACAtcacgaacggcggcggcggcggcggggtcgacgacggcggcctcgcGGCGATCCTCGGCTCGATCCGGCCAGGCATCCTCTCcccgctcccctcctccctcccgcccgccgccgtccccggccAGTTCTCGCCGCTCCCGTTCGACGCGAGCTGCATCAGCTGGCTCAACGAGCTGAGCCCCATCCTCcgggccgcctccgccggcgccgcctcgtccggcagcggcggcggcggcagcggtggcaacaccagcaacggcggcgccgcccggccgccgccgtcctacTACGCCGACCCATTCGTCCCCAGCCCACGTCACCTCCTCGCCACGCCCAccgtgccgtcgccggcgacctgcGCCGAGCTCTTCAGCAACCTGCCGGATCTctag
- the LOC127769593 gene encoding uncharacterized protein LOC127769593 gives MPSSESDRDDIFFDAFDDVTSTREPSLSDDCSTSDEGLASRRFEYDIWGNEPMSVEERRQRFLKGMGFDEFLATRVDFSQPQGEITTVGPFADLGLEESTTSDISSVNSSVPENESVSDASCCIGDIDSGERYTVQNDGYGELTSMLKDVASHKVVSLLEFDGVPGLSQSVQKLLRKVYSSSIEEKKNVFNKKKGVKSLWKSFMKNRSFGGICKHDVNVKNCTIGIPSRTKVQHRKKKTMEFSAVHLGQEIQAHKGLIKVMKFSPSGWYLATGGEDCIVRIWQIMEVEASSKLHGGDNPQNYDDKITIIKTELGRGKNHALAVVPKKGFRISETPLHEFQSHTDDILDMAWSESDYLLTSSKDKMVRLWKVGCDGCLGLFKHKDYVTCVQFNPIDERYFISGSIDGKVRVWDALDKRVVDWADTRKIITALSYQPDGKGFIVGTTSGECRFYDQSGENIQLDKELFMQGKKSAVRRVNSLQSRSSDSSRITITSTGSKIRVADGVDIIQKFEGPWNLKALSSPSLTSDGRYLISAGLDSNVYIWNFDIPSVADHKGEAKSVRSCEKFFSKDVTTAVPWPGLHQERQQVKNSSSLTEESVSSPILHRHGERRSPAARCFADGMKGTPTWPEEKLPPAKAADAPRLSDCLSTISPAWNTVIVTASRDGVIRSFHNYGLPVRL, from the exons ATGCCAAGTTCCGAATCAGACAGGGATGATATCTTCTTTGATGCATTTGATGATGTTACTTCAACAAGGGAGCCTTCATTGTCAGATGATTGCAGCACAAGTGACGAAGGATTAGCATCAAGGAGATTTGAGTATGATATTTGGGGAAACGAGCCAATGAGTGTTGAAGAAAGGCGGCAAAGGTTCCTGAAGGGAATGGGGTTTGATGAATTTCTTGCTACCAGAGTGGATTTTTCTCAACCACAGGGAGAAATCACAACTGTAGGTCCTTTCGCTGACTTGGGGTTGGAGGAGAGTACTACCAGTGACATTTCTTCCGTGAATTCATCTGTTCCTGAGAATGAATCAGTTTCTGATGCCTCCTGTTGCATAGGAGATATTGACAGTGGCGAGAGATACACAGTTCAGAATGATGGATACGGCGAATTGACTAGCATGCTTAAGGATGTGGCATCACATAAGGTGGTGTCTCTTCTGGAGTTTGATGGCGTACCAGGCCTTTCTCAATCTGTTCAAAAGTTGTTGCGCAAGGTGTATAGCAGTTCTATCGAAGAGAAAAAGAATGTGTTTAATAAGAAAAAGGGTGTCAAGAGCTTGTGGAAGAGCTTCATGAAAAACAGGAGTTTTGGTGGAATTTGCAAGCACGACGTCAATGTAAAAAACTGCACAATAGGCATACCATCCAGAACAAAAGTTCAACatcgaaagaaaaaaactatgGAATTTTCTGCTGTCCATCTGGGTCAAGAAATCCAAGCTCACAAGGGTTTAATTAAAGTCATGAAATTCAGCCCGTCAGGCTGGTATTTGGCAACTGGTGGTGAGGACTGCATTGTACGGATATGGCAGATTATGGAAGTGGAAGCATCTTCGAAGTTGCATGGGGGAGACAACCCTCAGAACTATGATGATAAAATTACAATCATCAAAACGGAACTAGGAAGAGGGAAGAATCATGCCCTTGCAGTAGtgccaaagaagggtttccgcATTTCAGAGACTCCATTACATGAATTCCAAAGCCATACAGATGATATCCTGGATATGGCATGGTCAGAGTCAGAT TATCTCTTGACCTCATCAAAAGATAAGATGGTGCGTTTGTGGAAAGTTGGCTGTGATGGTTGTCTTGGACTGTTTAAACACAAAGACTACG TGACATGTGTTCAATTCAATCCTATCGATGAAAGATACTTCATCAGTGGTTCAATAGATGGAAAAGTTCGTGTTTGGGATGCTTTGGATAAGAGAGTAGTTGACTGGGCTGATACACGGAAGATCATAACTGCTCTTAGTTACCAACCGGATGGAAAG GGCTTTATTGTTGGCACTACTTCTGGAGAATGCCGCTTTTATGATCAATCAG GTGAAAACATCCAACTAGACAAAGAATTGTTTATGCAAGGGAAGAAGTCTGCTGTCCGTCGGGTCAACAGTCTGCAG TCACGTTCAAGTGATTCCTCTAGGATTACAATAACATCAACGGGTTCCAAAATTCGAGTTGCTGATGGTGTTGATATCATTCAAAAGTTTGAAG GGCCTTGGAATTTGAAGGCTCTTTCTTCACCATCTTTAACATCAGATGGAAGATATCTCATATCTGCCGGATTGGATTCCAATGTCTACATCTGGAACTTTGACATTCCAAGTGTCGCCGATCATAAAGGCGAAGCTAAATCGGTTCGCTCCTGTGAGAAATTCTTCTCCAAGGACGTGACAACCGCGGTACCATGGCCCGGGCTGCATCAAGAAAGACAGCAGGTGAAGAATTCTTCCAGCCTGACTGAAGAATCCGTCAGTTCACCCATTTTGCACCGCCACGGGGAACGCCGTTCCCCCGCAGCGCGGTGTTTCGCTGACGGCATGAAGGGTACTCCGACATGGCCGGAGGAGAAGCTTCCACCTGCAAAAGCCGCTGATGCCCCACGACTGTCTGACTGTCTCTCCACGATCTCGCCTGCTTGGAACACGGTGATCGTGACTGCAAGTCGAGACGGTGTGATCAGGTCTTTCCACAACTACGGCTTGCCTGTGAGATTGTGA
- the LOC127769274 gene encoding uncharacterized protein LOC127769274 codes for MTILAYEYVQQHVVLAAVSFHFTCAYITIPLKPRNPLRANSNPRQSHPPMKKHAAAARCNALFVDRFEKIMMHPLVASLEYIFCFGGWTASCVVFFHLIVSFYGTEMTENLCSCDGMTAEEAAAMRGVEACMLLSCAAQMAAAAAAMALTTATATWGRRPRRARAVRRASASVALAVAGLTLWLWCVYLRFLPGLRCFRCFGVLRRVAVAAVALGFATPVFAFVALGSHAVVRGDEAEWDE; via the exons atgaCCATCCTGGCATATGAGTATGTGCAGCAACACGTTGTGCTGGCAGccgtttcatttcatttcacaTGTGCCTATATCACTATCCCCTTGAAGCCCAGAAATCCATTGCGTGCCAACTCAAATCCTAGGCAGTCTCATCCTCCCATGAAGAAGCATGCTGCAGCTGCACGATGCAACGCCCTTTTTGTTGACAGATTTGAGA AGATAATGATGCATCCCCTGGTTGCGTCGTTGGAATACATTTTTTGTTTCGGGGGCTGGACTGCATCATGCGTGGTGTTCTTCCACTTGATCGTGTCATTTTACGGCACAGAAATGACGGAAAACCTG TGTTCTTGCGATGGGATGAcggccgaggaggccgccgccatgCGCGGCGTCGAGGCGTGCATGCTGCTGAGCTGCGCGGCGCagatggccgcggcggcggcggccatggcactgacgacggcgacggcgacgtgggggcggcggccacggcgcgcgcgcgccgtccgccgcgcgtcggcgtcggtggcaCTGGCGGTGGCCGGCCTCACCCTGTGGCTGTGGTGCGTCTACCTCCGGTTCCTGCCGGGGCTCCGGTGCTTCCGCTGCTTCGGCGTGCTCAGgagggtcgccgtcgccgccgtggccctGGGATTCGCCACGCCGGTGTTCGCCTTCGTCGCGCTGGGCTCGCACGCCGTCGTCCGCGGAGACGAAGCCGAGTGGGACGAGTGA